From a region of the Cardiocondyla obscurior isolate alpha-2009 linkage group LG28, Cobs3.1, whole genome shotgun sequence genome:
- the Rgl gene encoding ral guanine nucleotide dissociation stimulator-like 1 isoform X2, which yields MSADNGDESLPTWRLWGEERGDGVIYTVYLKKVRYHRPTRSLSASDSDDEISHLEWETVRVRFLKAGTVQRLVESLANDDGELESTYINIFLATYRAFTTPHEVLELLLARHDALDGGAGCEQHRKTLIQALHVWLDAYPGDWKSPPNYPLLTRLLEFTQQRLLGSELELKAKHRLHRFQREDKIDSCMVYENGRLPTRGSPDPTVDHWGNYIFPEVPHRHFAEQLTRMDAEVFKKLVAHQCLGAVWSRKDRSRSHEAATVVATVNQFNAVSLRVISTILTDTTLKSQERARILETWIDVAQELRVLKNFSSLKAIVSGLQSNPVYRLEKCWQCMPREKYELFRELERIFSEENNAWTQRELLIKEGTAKFADTAGRSDRHLQKLFQKQNTHAGNISYGTIPYLGTFLTDLTMIDTAIPDTIADGLINFDKRRKEFEVLARIRLLQGAANAYNFSMDPVFDRWFHSMVVLDDREAYKLSCQIEPPPGNTLNNRGKKKQGHQGHRKNDSIASTSSSSSSQFYCDLDSLPSSPHNSLDRRTSPSQMSSSSSSSSLPSLDVSLSSGGGGNHQTRLAPPAGTVANGSTPNLAGLSSPSHSHKSSPDFYIIKVTMETDNVETEGVVLYKSIMLSNNERTPQVIRNAMLKLGLEGSPDQYTLAQVLPDREMVLPNSANVYYAVNTAHNLNFILRQRREPNDTCTDSPRSKGSGHNHKR from the exons CCCACGTGGCGTTTATGGGGCGAGGAAAGGGGCGACGGCGTCATATACACGGTATACCTAAAGAAGGTCCGATACCATCGGCCCACGAGGAGTCTTTCCGCATCG GACTCTGACGACGAGATCTCGCACCTGGAATGGGAGACGGTGAGGGTGCGCTTCCTGAAAGCCGGCACGGTGCAGCGGCTGGTCGAGAGCCTGGCAAACGACGACGGCGAGCTGGAGTCCACTTACATAAACATCTTCCTGGCGACGTACCGGGCGTTCACCACGCCGCACGAGGTTCTCGAGCTGCTGCTCGCGCGACACGACGCCTTGGACGGAGGCGCCGGCTGCGAGCAGCACCGCAAGACCCTTATTCAGGCCCTGCACGTCTGGCTGGACGCTTACCCGGGCGATTGGAAGTCACCTCCGAACTACCCCTTGCTCACCAGGCTGCTCGAGTTCACGCAGCAGCGTCTCTTAGGCTCCGAGCTCGAGCTTAAGGCTAAACATCGCCTACACCGATTTCAGCGTGAGGATAAGATAG ACTCCTGCATGGTGTACGAAAATGGTCGACTGCCTACGCGCGGTTCCCCAGATCCGACGGTGGATCACTGGGGAAACTACATCTTCCCCGAGGTGCCTCATCGTCACTTCGCCGAGCAGCTGACTCGAATGGACGCCGAAGTGTTCAAGAAGCTGGTCGCTCATCAGTGCCTCGGCGCCGTGTGGTCCAGAAAAGATCGCTCTAGGAGCCACGAGGCTGCCACGGTGGTGGCGACGGTGAATCAATTCAACGCCGTCTCCCTGCGAGTGATTTCTACGATTTTGACGGACACAACGCTCAAGTCGCAGGAGCGCGCCAGGATCCTAGAAACGTGGATAGACGTCGCGCAGGAGTTACGGGTACTCAAGAATTTCAGCAGTCTGAAGGCAATCGTCTCTGGCTTGCAGAGCAATCCGGTATACCGACTGGAGAAGTGCTGGCAGTGCATGCCTCGGGAAAAATACGAGCTTTTCCGTGAGCTCGAGAGGATATTCTCCGAGGAGAACAACGCTTGGACGCAGAGAGAGTTGCTTATCAAAGAGGGCACTGCCAAGTTCGCTGACACTGCCGGTAGAAGCGACAGACACCTGCAAAAGCTCTTTCAGAAACAAAATACTCACGCCGGC aaCATTAGCTACGGTACCATACCGTATTTAGGTACTTTTTTGACTGACCTCACCATGATCGATACTGCGATACCGGACACGATAGCCGACGGCCTCATCAATTTCGACAAGAGGCGGAAGGAGTTCGAGGTGCTCGCCAGAATAAGGCTTCTGCAAGGCGCGGCGAACGCGTACAACTTTAGCATGGATCCCGTATTCGATCGCTGGTTCCACTCGATGGTGGTGCTAGATGATCGGGAAGCGTACAAACTTAGTTGCCAGATCGAGCCGCCACCGGGAAATACCCTCAACAATCGCGGGAAGAAAAAACAG GGTCATCAAGGCCATCGAAAAAATGATTCGATCGCCTCAACGTCCAGTTCAAGCAGCTCGCAGTTCTATTGCGACCTTGACTCGCTCCCGAGCTCGCCGCATAACTCGCTGGATCGGCGTACCTCGCCGTCGCAGATGTCGAGCTCGTCATCGAGCTCATCTCTGCCATCTCTAGATGTTTCCCTGAGCTCCGGCGGGGGTGGCAATCATCAGACCCGCCTGGCACCTCCGGCGGGCACTGTGGCTAACGGCAGCACTCCGAATCTCGCTGGACTGTCCAGTCCCAGCCACTCGCACAAAAGCTCGCCGGACTTCTACATCATCAAGGTCACCATGGAAACGGACAACGTGGAAACGGAGGGCGTGGTGCTGTACAAGTCGATAATGCTGTCGAACAACGAGCGGACGCCGCAGGTCATCCGCAACGCCATGCTGAAACTCGGCCTCGAAGGCAGTCCCGATCAGTACACCCTGGCCCAGGTGCTACCCGATCGAGAGATGGTGCTACCTAACTCAGCCAACGTCTACTACGCTGTAAATACCGCGCACAATCTCAATTTCATATTGAGACAAAGAAGAGAGCCCAATGACACGTGCACAGACAGCCCCAGGAGCAAAGGGAGCGGTCACAATCACAAGAGGTAG
- the Rgl gene encoding ral guanine nucleotide dissociation stimulator-like 1 isoform X1 yields the protein MLWPVLGGDDGLSPTTSPTPAATGPPAKGVNKLTPLLLCAPCKPGGHRKSQSSTQWYVQQPTWRLWGEERGDGVIYTVYLKKVRYHRPTRSLSASDSDDEISHLEWETVRVRFLKAGTVQRLVESLANDDGELESTYINIFLATYRAFTTPHEVLELLLARHDALDGGAGCEQHRKTLIQALHVWLDAYPGDWKSPPNYPLLTRLLEFTQQRLLGSELELKAKHRLHRFQREDKIDSCMVYENGRLPTRGSPDPTVDHWGNYIFPEVPHRHFAEQLTRMDAEVFKKLVAHQCLGAVWSRKDRSRSHEAATVVATVNQFNAVSLRVISTILTDTTLKSQERARILETWIDVAQELRVLKNFSSLKAIVSGLQSNPVYRLEKCWQCMPREKYELFRELERIFSEENNAWTQRELLIKEGTAKFADTAGRSDRHLQKLFQKQNTHAGNISYGTIPYLGTFLTDLTMIDTAIPDTIADGLINFDKRRKEFEVLARIRLLQGAANAYNFSMDPVFDRWFHSMVVLDDREAYKLSCQIEPPPGNTLNNRGKKKQGHQGHRKNDSIASTSSSSSSQFYCDLDSLPSSPHNSLDRRTSPSQMSSSSSSSSLPSLDVSLSSGGGGNHQTRLAPPAGTVANGSTPNLAGLSSPSHSHKSSPDFYIIKVTMETDNVETEGVVLYKSIMLSNNERTPQVIRNAMLKLGLEGSPDQYTLAQVLPDREMVLPNSANVYYAVNTAHNLNFILRQRREPNDTCTDSPRSKGSGHNHKR from the exons CCCACGTGGCGTTTATGGGGCGAGGAAAGGGGCGACGGCGTCATATACACGGTATACCTAAAGAAGGTCCGATACCATCGGCCCACGAGGAGTCTTTCCGCATCG GACTCTGACGACGAGATCTCGCACCTGGAATGGGAGACGGTGAGGGTGCGCTTCCTGAAAGCCGGCACGGTGCAGCGGCTGGTCGAGAGCCTGGCAAACGACGACGGCGAGCTGGAGTCCACTTACATAAACATCTTCCTGGCGACGTACCGGGCGTTCACCACGCCGCACGAGGTTCTCGAGCTGCTGCTCGCGCGACACGACGCCTTGGACGGAGGCGCCGGCTGCGAGCAGCACCGCAAGACCCTTATTCAGGCCCTGCACGTCTGGCTGGACGCTTACCCGGGCGATTGGAAGTCACCTCCGAACTACCCCTTGCTCACCAGGCTGCTCGAGTTCACGCAGCAGCGTCTCTTAGGCTCCGAGCTCGAGCTTAAGGCTAAACATCGCCTACACCGATTTCAGCGTGAGGATAAGATAG ACTCCTGCATGGTGTACGAAAATGGTCGACTGCCTACGCGCGGTTCCCCAGATCCGACGGTGGATCACTGGGGAAACTACATCTTCCCCGAGGTGCCTCATCGTCACTTCGCCGAGCAGCTGACTCGAATGGACGCCGAAGTGTTCAAGAAGCTGGTCGCTCATCAGTGCCTCGGCGCCGTGTGGTCCAGAAAAGATCGCTCTAGGAGCCACGAGGCTGCCACGGTGGTGGCGACGGTGAATCAATTCAACGCCGTCTCCCTGCGAGTGATTTCTACGATTTTGACGGACACAACGCTCAAGTCGCAGGAGCGCGCCAGGATCCTAGAAACGTGGATAGACGTCGCGCAGGAGTTACGGGTACTCAAGAATTTCAGCAGTCTGAAGGCAATCGTCTCTGGCTTGCAGAGCAATCCGGTATACCGACTGGAGAAGTGCTGGCAGTGCATGCCTCGGGAAAAATACGAGCTTTTCCGTGAGCTCGAGAGGATATTCTCCGAGGAGAACAACGCTTGGACGCAGAGAGAGTTGCTTATCAAAGAGGGCACTGCCAAGTTCGCTGACACTGCCGGTAGAAGCGACAGACACCTGCAAAAGCTCTTTCAGAAACAAAATACTCACGCCGGC aaCATTAGCTACGGTACCATACCGTATTTAGGTACTTTTTTGACTGACCTCACCATGATCGATACTGCGATACCGGACACGATAGCCGACGGCCTCATCAATTTCGACAAGAGGCGGAAGGAGTTCGAGGTGCTCGCCAGAATAAGGCTTCTGCAAGGCGCGGCGAACGCGTACAACTTTAGCATGGATCCCGTATTCGATCGCTGGTTCCACTCGATGGTGGTGCTAGATGATCGGGAAGCGTACAAACTTAGTTGCCAGATCGAGCCGCCACCGGGAAATACCCTCAACAATCGCGGGAAGAAAAAACAG GGTCATCAAGGCCATCGAAAAAATGATTCGATCGCCTCAACGTCCAGTTCAAGCAGCTCGCAGTTCTATTGCGACCTTGACTCGCTCCCGAGCTCGCCGCATAACTCGCTGGATCGGCGTACCTCGCCGTCGCAGATGTCGAGCTCGTCATCGAGCTCATCTCTGCCATCTCTAGATGTTTCCCTGAGCTCCGGCGGGGGTGGCAATCATCAGACCCGCCTGGCACCTCCGGCGGGCACTGTGGCTAACGGCAGCACTCCGAATCTCGCTGGACTGTCCAGTCCCAGCCACTCGCACAAAAGCTCGCCGGACTTCTACATCATCAAGGTCACCATGGAAACGGACAACGTGGAAACGGAGGGCGTGGTGCTGTACAAGTCGATAATGCTGTCGAACAACGAGCGGACGCCGCAGGTCATCCGCAACGCCATGCTGAAACTCGGCCTCGAAGGCAGTCCCGATCAGTACACCCTGGCCCAGGTGCTACCCGATCGAGAGATGGTGCTACCTAACTCAGCCAACGTCTACTACGCTGTAAATACCGCGCACAATCTCAATTTCATATTGAGACAAAGAAGAGAGCCCAATGACACGTGCACAGACAGCCCCAGGAGCAAAGGGAGCGGTCACAATCACAAGAGGTAG